The Nocardioides zeae genome includes the window CGCCCGGCGCTCGGCCTGTCCATCGCCGACCAGCAGATCATCGAGATCGCCAAGGCCATCTCGCTCGACGCCCGCCTCCTCATCATGGACGAGCCGACCGCCGCGCTCTCGGGCGTCGAGGTCGAGCGGCTCTTCGCGGTCGCCCGCAGCCTCCGCGACGAGGGCCGCGGCCTCGTCTTCATCTCCCACCGCTTCGAGGAGGTCTTCGCCCTCTGCGACGAGGTGACGGTGATGCGCGACGGCGAGTACGTCGCGACCACCGCCATCGCCGCCACCACGCCCGACGCGATCGTCGAGATGATGGTGGGCCGCGAGGTCGGCGAGCTCTTCCCCAAGCAGCCCGCCACGATCGGCGAGACCGTGCTGAAGGTCGAGGGCCTCACCTCCGCGGGCACGTTCCGCGGCATCGACCTCGAGGTGCGCGCCGGCGAGATCGTCGGCCTGGCCGGTCTCGTGGGCGCCGGCCGCAGCGAGATCGCCCGGGCGGTCTTCGGCGTGGACCGGTACGACGCGGGCCGCGTCACCATGCACGGCAAGCCCGTCCCGGCGCGGCGCCCCCGCGCGGCCATCGCCGCGGGCATGGCCTTCGTGCCGGAGGACCGTCGCAAGCAGGGCCTCGTGGTCGAGAACTCCGTGGCCCACAACGTCGCGGCCGTCATCCGCACCCGGCTCGACCGCCTCGGCCTCCTCACCAACCGCGCCGAGAACCGCGCGAGCGCACCGTGGGCGGGCCGCCTCGAGGTCAAGACCAACGCCCTCGACATGCCCGCGACGACGATGAGCGGCGGCAACCAGCAGAAGGTCGTCATCGCCAAGTGGCTGGCGACCGAGCCGACGCTGCTCATCATCGACGAGCCGACCCGCGGCATCGACGTGGGCACGAAGTCGGAGGTGCACCGGCTGCTCTCCGACCTGGCCGGCCAGGGCCTCGCCATCCTCATGATCTCCTCCGAGCTGCCCGAGGTGCTGGGCATGGCCGACCGCGTGCTGGTCGTGCGCGAGGGCGAGATCACCGCCGAGCTCAGCCGGGCCGAGGCGACGCCGGAGGCGGTCATGAAGGCCGCCACCGCGGGCCACGAGTCCACCGGCGAGCTGGCCCCCGTCCTGCCCGATGCCCTCATGAAGGAGGTCAGCGCGTGAGCGCCACCCTCGCCCCGCCGTCCACGGGCGGCGCCCCGAGCGGGTCCGGAGCCCCCGGTGCCGGAGGCCGCGTGCGCGCCGCGCTCGGTCACGCGCTCCGCTCCCGCGAGATCGCCGTCGCGGTCGTGCTCGTGCTCGTCGTCGCGGCCGCCACGGCGCGCAACGACAGCTTCCTCCTCTCGGGCGACGGCTGGCGCGACCTGCTGCTGACCCCGTCGATCCTCCTGCTGCTCGCCGCCGGCCAGATGCTCGTCATCGTCACCCGCAGCGTCGACCTGTCGGTGGGCTCGACGATGGCGCTGACGGCCTACCTGACCGGCCGGCTCTTCATCGACCAGCCGGGCCTGCCGATCCCCGTCGTCGTGCTCGCCGGCGTGGCGATGGGCGCGCTGCTCGGCGTCGTCAACGGCGTGCTGGTGGCCTACGCCGGCGTGCCGGCCCTCGTCATCACGCTCGGCACGATGTACGTCTACCGCGGCGCCATGCTCAGCTGGGCCGGCAGCGACCGCATCACGGCCGACCAGATGCCGAAGGACTTCCTGTCGCTCGGCACGAGCTCGCTCGTCGGCATCCCCGTGCTGACCATCCTCGCCCTGCTCGTCGTCGCGGCGGTGGGCTACTACCTGCACACCGCCCGCTCGGGCCGGGAGCTCTACGCGATCGGCTCCGACCCGGACGCCGCGCGGCTCTACGGCCTCAAGGTCCCGACGCGCGTGCTCACCGCGTTCGTGCTCTGCGGCGCGCTGGCCGGCCTCGCCGGCGTGCTCCACGCCGCGCGCTACGGCTCCGTCTCCTCCTCGGTCGGCAACGGCATCGAGCTGCAGGCGGTCGGCGCCGCGGTCATCGGCGGCGTCGCGATCTTCGGCGGCAGCGGCACCGTGTGGGGCGCCGCCATCGGCGCCGTGCTCCTCGTGACCATCAACCGGGCCCTGCCCATCCTCGGCATCCCGGAGTTCTGGCAGCGCGCCGTCGTCGGCGCGCTCATCCTCGGCGCCGTCGTGCTCGACCGGCTGCTCGCGGCCCGACGCGCCCGCCGCCTCGACGAAGAGAGGGAGGACTGATGTCCGCCTCCACCCCGACCCGCGGCACCGCTCCCGTGGGCCTCAGCAAGGGCGAGGCGCGCACCTACGCGTCGTACGCCCGCCCCGCGTGGCAGCGCTGGCTGCTCACCCGCGAGACGGCCGTCATCCTGCTCCTCGCCGTCGTGTTCGTCTGGGCGACCTCGTCGGTGCCGAACTTCGACGGCCCCCTGACGCTCTACTACCTGTTCCTCGACCTGATGCCGATCCTGCTGATCGCGCTGCCGATGACGCTCGTCATCATCACCGGCGAGATCGACCTGTCGGTCGCCA containing:
- a CDS encoding ABC transporter permease, which produces MSATLAPPSTGGAPSGSGAPGAGGRVRAALGHALRSREIAVAVVLVLVVAAATARNDSFLLSGDGWRDLLLTPSILLLLAAGQMLVIVTRSVDLSVGSTMALTAYLTGRLFIDQPGLPIPVVVLAGVAMGALLGVVNGVLVAYAGVPALVITLGTMYVYRGAMLSWAGSDRITADQMPKDFLSLGTSSLVGIPVLTILALLVVAAVGYYLHTARSGRELYAIGSDPDAARLYGLKVPTRVLTAFVLCGALAGLAGVLHAARYGSVSSSVGNGIELQAVGAAVIGGVAIFGGSGTVWGAAIGAVLLVTINRALPILGIPEFWQRAVVGALILGAVVLDRLLAARRARRLDEERED
- a CDS encoding sugar ABC transporter ATP-binding protein, encoding MTPSPTTAPENPGGDARPVLEMADVRKSFGPVAALRSGTLTVRPGSIHALVGENGAGKSTLVKIVAGVHRRDGGTLRFEGDDVDFASTADSKAAGIAVIYQEPTLFPDLSVTENIFMGRQPLGRGRRIDRAAMLAETRAIFARLGVDIDPRRPALGLSIADQQIIEIAKAISLDARLLIMDEPTAALSGVEVERLFAVARSLRDEGRGLVFISHRFEEVFALCDEVTVMRDGEYVATTAIAATTPDAIVEMMVGREVGELFPKQPATIGETVLKVEGLTSAGTFRGIDLEVRAGEIVGLAGLVGAGRSEIARAVFGVDRYDAGRVTMHGKPVPARRPRAAIAAGMAFVPEDRRKQGLVVENSVAHNVAAVIRTRLDRLGLLTNRAENRASAPWAGRLEVKTNALDMPATTMSGGNQQKVVIAKWLATEPTLLIIDEPTRGIDVGTKSEVHRLLSDLAGQGLAILMISSELPEVLGMADRVLVVREGEITAELSRAEATPEAVMKAATAGHESTGELAPVLPDALMKEVSA